A single region of the Hippoglossus hippoglossus isolate fHipHip1 chromosome 17, fHipHip1.pri, whole genome shotgun sequence genome encodes:
- the si:ch73-71c20.5 gene encoding DUF4748 domain-containing protein, which yields MAAGYVRALRSTVKGLHLDPGRRLLTHSRQTPVLLCPCARPPAAPCRLLHVSPAASLSSSSRTEPQRSSPTEGRRAGEEEEEEGPEDIPHRRAKNPMVNIGYAWMIGLPTGIISFILAKRQVDKNRLKQLKVRQRMRTSNDGEYEGSRYHRHSERVNVDQ from the exons ATGGCGGCCGGTTACGTGAGAGCTCTCAGGTCAACAGTGAAAG gttTACACCTGGATCCCGGCCGGCGGCTCCTCACACACAGCCGCCAGACCCCGGTGTTGTTGTGTCCGTGTGCCCGGCCGCCTGCTGCTCCGTGTCGGCTTCTCCACGTCTCCCCTGCCGCCTCCCTGAGCTCCAGTTCCAGGACGGAGCCGCAGAGGAGCAGCCCCACAGAGGGCAGGAGAGccggggaggaggaagaggaggagggtccTGAGGACATCCCGCACAGAAGGGCGAAGAACCCCATGGTGAACATTGGATACGCCTG GATGATCGGCCTCCCTACAGGCATCATCAGCTTCATCCTCGCCAAGAGACAGGTGGACAAGAACCGCCTGAAGCAGCTGAAGGTTCGACAGAGGATGAGAACGTCCAATGATGGAGAATATGAAGGCAGTCGCTACCACCGTCACTCAGAGAGGGTTAACGTGGACCAGTAA
- the mcm6 gene encoding LOW QUALITY PROTEIN: DNA replication licensing factor MCM6 (The sequence of the model RefSeq protein was modified relative to this genomic sequence to represent the inferred CDS: inserted 1 base in 1 codon; deleted 2 bases in 1 codon) — translation MDVATATAENAREMVKDELAEKCQKLFQAFLEEFQSGDGEVKYVREAEELIRPERNTLLVSFTDLEGFNQELATTVQEEYYRVYPFLCRAVRNFARDHGNVPLNKEFYVAIEDLPTRHKIRELSSMRIGTLVRISGQVVRTHPVHPELVSGTFLCMDCQAVIKDVPQQFKYSPPTICRNPVCNNRARFHLDTHKSKFIDFQKVRIQETQAELPRGSIPRSLEIVLRAEAVETAQAGDRCDLXGTLIVVPDVSQLSTPGVRSESSNRVAGGPQNSESEGLKGLKASGRSESCRTDWPFLACNVAPTNPRFGERSCGRRSRLAESIKSQMTEREWEKVFEMSQDKNLYHNLCTSLFPTIHGNDEVKRGILLMLFGGVPKTTMEGTSLRGDINVCIVGDPSTAKSQFLKHVEEFSPRAVYTSGKASSAAGLTAAVVRDEESHEFVIEAGALMLADNGVCCIDEFDKMDLKDQVAIHEAMEQQTISITKAGVKATLNARTSILAAANPVGGRYDRSKSLKQNVNLSAPIMSRFDLFFILVDDCNEVTDYAIARRIVDLHSRVAESVDRLYSLDEVRRYLLFARQFKPKISSESEEFIVEQYKRLRQRDGSGGVTKSAWRITVRQLESMIRLSESMARMHCCDEVQPKHVKEAFRLLNKSIIRVETPDINLEQDEELEEEEQQEEGNIPNGVNGHGDGINGHADGVNGHAKGVNGHAETGSQAKPSLRLSFPEYRRISNLLVLHLRRAEEAEEEEELKKSAVVNWYLKEIESEIDSEEELVNRKGLIEKVIHRLVHYDHILIELSQAGLKGSESESSEEEGVLVVNPNYNLED, via the exons ATGGACGTTGCCACAGCGACCGCGGAGAATGCCAGGGAGATGGTGAAAGACGAGTTGGCAGAGAAATGTCAGAAGTTATTCCAGGCTTTCTTAGAGGA GTTTCAGAGCGGGGACGGGGAGGTGAAGTACGTGCGTGAGGCCGAGGAGCTGATCAGGCCCGAGAGGAACACGCTGCTGGTCAGCTTCACAGACCTGGAGGGCTTCAACCAGGAGCTGGCCACCACCGTCCAGGAGGAGTACTACAG AGTTTATCCCTTCCTGTGTCGGGCAGTGCGCAACTTTGCTCGGGATCATGGGAATGTTCCCCTCAACAAAGAGTTCTACGTTGCCATCGAGGATCTTCCCACCAGACACAA AATCCGTGAGCTGTCGTCCATGCGTATCGGCACCCTGGTCAGGATCAGTGGTCAGGTGGTGAGGACACACCCAGTACACCCTGAACTG GTGAGCGGCACCTTCCTGTGTATGGACTGCCAGGCGGTCATCAAAGACGTCCCTCAGCAGTTCAAATACTCTCCGCCAACCATCTGCAGAAACCCCGTCTGCAACAACCGCGCCCGCTtccacctggacacacacaaatccaagTTCATCGACTTccagaag GTGCGTATCCAGGAGACGCAGGCGGAGCTGCCACGTGGTTCCATCCCACGCTCCCTTGAGATCGTGCTGAGG GCCGAGGCTGTGGAGACCGCTCAGGCCGGAGACCGCTGTGACT CAGGGACCCTCATCGTCGTGCCGGACGTGTCTCAGCTCAGCACTC CAGGTGTGCGATCAGAGTCCAGCAACCGAGTAGCTGGAGGACCCCAGAACTCAGAGTCTGAGGGTCTGAAGGGGCTGAAAGCTTCTGGGAGGTCAGAGAGCTGTCGTACAGACTGGCCCTTCCTGGCCTGCAACGTGGCTCCAACTAACCCACGg TTTGGTGAAAGGAGCTGCGGGAGGAGGAGCAGACTGGCAGAGAGCATCAAGAGCCAGATGACTGAGAGGGAGTGGGAGAAAGTGTTTGAGATGAGCCAGGACAAAAACCTGTACCACAACCTGTGCACCAGCCTCTTCCCCACCATCCACG GCAATGACGAGGTGAAGCGCGGCATCCTGCTGATGCTGTTCGGAGGCGTTCCTAAGACGACCATGGAGGGAACCTCGCTGAGGGGAGACATCAATGTCTGCATCGTCGGAGACCCGAGTACGGCCAAGAGCCAGTTCCTCAA gcatGTGGAGGAATTCAGTCCCCGAGCAGTGTACACCAGCGGCAAAGCCAGCAGTGCCGCGGGTCTGACAGCCGCCGTGGTCCGAGACGAGGAGTCCCATGAGTTTGTCATCGAGGCCGGAGCTCTGATGCTGGCTGACAAC ggtGTGTGTTGCATTGATGAGTTTGACAAGATGGACCTGAAGGACCAGGTGGCCATTCACGAAGCCATGGAGCAGCAGACCATCAGCATCACAAAGGCTGGAGTCAAG GCCACGCTCAACGCTCGTACATCCATCCTGGCCGCTGCCAACCCCGTCGGTGGTCGCTACGACCGCAGCAAGAGTCTGAAACAGAACGTCAACCTGTCGGCCCCCATCATGAGCCGCTTtgacctcttcttcatcctggtGGACGACTGCAACGAG GTGACCGACTATGCCATCGCCCGCCGCATCGTGGACCTGCACTCCCGTGTGGCGGAGTCAGTGGACAGACTCTACTCTCTGGACGAGGTCCGCAGATATCTTCTCTTTGCCAGGCAGTTCAAACCtaag ATCTCAAGCGAATCGGAAGAGTTCATCGTGGAGCAGTACAAGCGTCTCCGTCAGCGTGACGGCTCAGGCGGCGTGACCAAGTCTGCCTGGAGGATCACGGTGCGACAGCTGGAGAGCATGATCCGCCTGTCGGAGTCCATGGCGCGTATGCACTGCTGTGATGAG GTGCAGCCCAAACATGTGAAGGAAGCGTTCCGTCTCCTGAACAAGTCCATCATCCGAGTGGAGACGCCCGACATCAACCTGGAGCAggacgaggagctggaggaagaggagcagcaggaggaag gaaacaTCCCCAACGGAGTGAACGGTCACGGGGATGGTATTAACGGCCATGCTGATGGTGTCAATGGCCACGCCAAGGGTGTGAACGGCCACGCTGAGACGGGCAGCCAGGCCAAACCGTCCCTCCGCCTGTCTTTCCCCGAGTACAGACGCATCTCCAACCTGCTCGTCCTGCATTTgcgcagagcagaggagg ctgaggaagaggaggagctgaagaagagtgCTGTGGTGAACTGGTATCTGAAGGAGATCGAGTCAGAGATCGACTCTGAGGAGGAGCTGGTCAATCGGAAGGGGTTGATCGAGAAGGTCATTCACAGGCTGGTGCACTAT GATCACATCCTGATCGAGCTGTCTCAGGCCGGGCTGAAGGGCTCAGAGTCTGAGAGCTCAGAGGAAGAAGGTGTTCTGGTCGtcaaccccaactacaacctGGAGGATTAA